Below is a genomic region from Bos javanicus breed banteng chromosome 13, ARS-OSU_banteng_1.0, whole genome shotgun sequence.
ggtgtgaataaatgttctaatctcattgttttaacATGTTCTCTGTTGTTTCTCTTTACTCTTTCCCCCCcatcttttcttgttttctaacCTATGTTGTGAATGTGTATgtctatgtgtgtttgtatgtgagCTCCTATATTTAATGgaagctggagaaggaactggcaccccactccagtattcttgcttggagaatcccatagacggagaagcctggtgggctacagtccacggggtcgcaaagagtcggacacgactgagcgagcgaCTTGacttaataaaccataatggaaaataaataacagaaaaagtaATAGATATGGGTgatgatgatggttgcacaacaagaTGAATGTAACACGTGTacgcctgtggcggattcatgttgatatatggcaaaaccaatacaatattgtaaagttaaaaaataaaaaaataaaaattctaaaaaaaaaaaaaaaaaccattgaaCTgtgtagttgggcttccctggtggttcagatggtaaagagtctgcctgcaatgcaggagacccaggttcaatccctgggtcaggaaggtcctctgaagaaggaactggccacccactccagtattcttgcctggagaattccatggacagaggaggaacctggggggccccggtccatggggccgcaaagagttggataagaccgagcaactaacacacaggtGTATGTCTactttatatatgcatattttaccacaattgcaaataattttaataataaaaggaaagagaCTCTTGCTTTATGCTCAGAGATGCAGAGAGCTGAATAAACCTCCCAAACTTACCTTGAAAAAAAGCTGGACAGCTTTTCTTGAACTCACCAATCAACCCGTCCAGGATCTAGAGAAAGATGGGCACCTGTTCAGAGAGACACACCGTGAGCTGGATTACCTGGAGACGTGCAGCAGTCACCATGCAGGACGAGTAAAAGGAGTACACCTCCAGGGCTGGCAAATGGCTGGAGGCTGAGTGGGCACTGGCAAGATAGCGCAGTCCCTGAGGCTGCAAATACAGCGGGAAGTCCACACACTCCTTCTCTCAGGAATCCCACGGGGCCCTCATAGAGAAGAATTTACAGTTCTGATAAAGTCTCTTGGAGGGGCAACACTGGGGAGGGGAGACAAGGCAGGCCCCACTATGGAAAGGCAAGAAATTCCACCTgaaagctttcctgtccttcctccAAAGGGACTTTTCATTTAGAGAGAATGAAGCAATACTGTTGCCCTAAGGATACCAGTGAAATCTCTGTGCAGCCAGAGGAGGGGTCCAAATACTGGCCAGCTTCAGAACTTTGTCCctgagggtggggggaagggtaAGATCACTAAGACCACTCCCCTGAGACTCAGGACAGTGCATCTACCTAAGACTGAGGCTTAACCAGAACGACAGAGAATGGACCCCAACCAAACCTCCTCCCGCCTCACCTGGCTAAAAACACTGAATAATAAGCAACTTGCAAGAGTGTCATTCTCAGAGCCAGCCCGAAGCTGAAATCAGAGCAGTTGTTGGGGGGCGGAAAAAACCTGATAAACCCAGCTCCACCCTAAACACAGacactatttctgttttgaggatgaaatttaaaattcacgGTGCACTCAAGGGCAACCACAGCAACCATCAACCAGTCACCCCAAACGCAGCCCTGCTCTGAAATAGATTCACACAAACTCAAAGTCTAGCAGAAGGAAAGGTGAGCCTATTTCCAGGGGTAAGAAAAGCTACTTACTGGTTCTGGTTCCTTGTGTCTCCCACTGAATAGAGTATAAAAGCTGTAAAATAAGTAATAGCCGGcagactgggaaagactgcaAGGGCCACACTACCAATCATGAGTTTACtggcatttttttcctccatcaaaTATTCCTGGTTAACCAGGAAATAAGCACTAAGGTGCAGAGAGACAGAGCTTCAGAAGAAACCTTCTAATTTTGGCTTGATGCATGTGAAAGGGAACTTGCAATGTTCAGCAGCGgtgcagggtttttgtttttattttttcctttctttttttttgttctttttcacccTGGCCCCTAAGAAATTCTATGCTAGTGACGACTGCAGTTAGTACAGGAATTAGAAGGAACCAAGACCCTGAAAGAAGGGAAATCTTCCTCATGGGGTACAGCTGTACTTTTGAGAGTGGGTGGGCCCCTGCCATCCTCCACTTCTGTCTTTGTTCTTCTGCCACTTGCCCTGAGTATGGATGCAGTTGTGGAAGTGCCTAGAGGAGCAGGGTAACCAAAGCCCATGCTTTAAGGTGTTTTGAAGAAACACAAGATACTGGGGAGATCACAGGGAAAATAACTCAGGAAAGTTACTTGGTTACTCCTAGGCTCACCTCCAAGCATGTATGGAAGCCTATTTaacataccctgctgctgctgctgctaagtcgcttcagtcgtgtccaattctgtgcaaccccacagacggcagcccaccaggctcccctgtccctggtattctccaggcaagaacactggagtgggttgccatttccttctccaatgcatggaagtgaaaagtgaaagtgaagtcgctcagtcgtatccgactcagcgaccccatggactgcagcccaccaggcccctccgtccatgggattttccaggcaagagtactggagtggggtgccattgccttgagaAATGAACAAATACATTGTCTAGGTCCCAGACTAGCCACTAGGTGGTACACAGGCAGGGAAGTTACTGAATGAACTGCAAAGCTTTAGAAATTGTACTGACATTGGAACCACCACCCGCAGAAGACAGATGGAACTTTTAAACCTGAACCTAACCATttcaatgacttttaaaaacaaaatatcagcTTTTTCCGGTGGATTTAAACAAGACCCAAGAGTTCCATAATACAATATTCAAAATGCCCCTATATAATCCAAAATTATTtggcatctcacacactagcaaagtaatgctagaaattctcctagccaggtttcaacaattcattaaccatgaacttccagatgttcaagctggatttagaaaaggcagaggaaccagagatcaaattgccaacatctgttggatcatagaaaaagcaagaaaattccagaaaaaacatctacttctactttattgattacaccaaagcctttgactgtgtagatcacaacaaactatggaaaattctgaaagagatgggaataccagaccaccttacctgcctcctgagaaatctgtatgcaggtcaagaagcaacagttaaaccagacatggaacaaggactggatccaaattggaaaaggagtacatcaaggctgtttattgtcaccctacttgtttaacttctacacagagtacatcatgcaaaatgccacgttggatgaagcacaagctggaattaagattgccaggagaaatataaacaacctcagatatgcagatgacaccatccttatggcagaaagtgaagagcaaccgaatagcctcttgatgaaagtgcaagaggagagtgaaaaaagctggcttaaaactcaacattcaaaaaacaaagatcatggcatgcagtcccatcccttcctggcaaatagatgggaaacaatggaaacagtgacagactttattttcttgggctccaaaatcactgcagatggtgactgcagccatgaaattaaaagatgcttgcttcttggaaagaaagttatgaccaacctagacagcatattaaaaagcagagatgttactttgccaacaaaggctcatctagtcaaagctatggtttgtccagtagtcatgtatggatgtgagaattggactataaagaaagctgagcaacaaagaattgatgcttttgaactgtggtgttggagaagactcttgagagtcccttgaactgcaaggggatcaaaccagtcagtcctaaaggaaatcagtcctgaacattcattggaaggactgatgctgaagctgaaagctccaatactttggccacctgatgtgaagatctgactcattggaaaagaccctgatgctggtaaagactgaaggcgggaggagaagaccacagaggatgagatggttggatggcatcaccgactcaatggacatgagtttgagcaggctccaggagttggtgatggacagggaagcctggagtgctgcagtccatgggatcacaaaaagttggacatgactgagtgagtgaactagAAACTggatgaaggaaaaggaaaataacaactCATAAGGGAAAAGACTATCCAGAGACTCCAATTCTAAGATGAAATAAATGTTGGAATTATCTGacaaagacttttttctttttacatttctttggtATTTTTTCATAAGATAgcaagtaataaaaatataaaatacttagtaTGCACATGTATACATGGACGTACCAGTGATATTTTCTCCACAAATTCACTGATGTTCTTGAAGAAGAGCAAAAACACGAGTGGAAGTTTTCTTGCATTCTGTTGATTCACATAGTAAAGATCCAAGATTACTCTATGCATCTAAAAACTTCTCTctgtaaataaatcatttaatattttttcaaaatttttaaacctTGACCACACCTTAACTGTTCCAAAAACATCCATTCTTAGTTGATGAACAGCTTGTAATAGGCATCCTAATCTTTCCTATTTCTGTAACTTACTTTGTATTGAATGACAAAGGTCTTACAATAAGAGTTGTTCCCTCTTCTATAAAGTTGGGAGAGGCAAGATAATTATGATTgagggattttgttgttgttatcttttttaaaaatatattttcactgctgctgctgctgctaagttgcttcagtcatgtccgactctgtgcgaccccacagacagcagcccaccaggctcccctgtccctgggattctccaggcaagaacactggaggggttgccatttccttccccaatgcatgaaagtgaaaagtgaaagtgaagtcactcagtcatgtccgactcttagcgaccccatggactgcagcctaccaggctcctccatccatgggattttccaggcaagagtactggagtggggtgtcattgccttctccaattttttcACTGGAGTATAGTtattttacaaagttgtgttagtttctgctgtacagcaaagtgagtcagttatatacgcatatatccactcctttttagatttgcttcccatttaggtcactgatGAAGACTTGAAAGCAGCTACTATAGAAATTGTGCAGCAAGCAATTATGAACACCCTTGAAACTGATGGAAAAGTAAAAAGCctcagcaaagaaatagatgagataaagaagactgaaatagAAACTTTTTATGAGAAGAATatgataactgaaataaaaaactcACTAGATAGGCTTAATATCAGAATGTAGATGacagagaaaagagcagtgaacttgaagacagagcaatagaaattatccaatttgaacaacagagaaaaatatattgaaaaaggTATACAGAGCCTCAGGGAGGATAACCAAAGTTCTGacatgtttcctttctttcctagGGGAGAATTCTTTCATTCTTAGGAGAATCCTTTCTTTCCTAGGGAGGAGAATTCTTTCTACCTGGAAAAATTCCTCTCGATACTGGGGACTGAGCAATGCCTAAGCAATTCTTCTTTCAGGGATGGGATGCTGTAAGCAAAATGCAACCATTCTcccttctcctttaaaaaaaattttttttttctgtttttttgttgaagtattgGGCTCCCctcatgactcagtggtaaaaaaaaaaaaaaaaaaaatctgcctgccaaggcaggagacacaagagacttgggtttgattcctgtttgatccctggatcaggaaggtcccctgcagaaggaaatggcaacccactccagtattcgtgcctgggaaatcccatggacagaggagcctgacgggctatagaccatagggtcgcaaagagtcagacacgagttagaGATGAAACAACGAATAGTCCATTTACAGTGTcctgttagtttctggtgtgcagCAACGTGACTCCGTTTTATCCATGTTTATATGTATGGcaccacttatacatggaatctaaaatatggcacaaatgagctTATTCACAAAACGGAAACAAGCTCACGGTTCTCTTCTCCTCTTAGGTGGTTCTGTCGGGTGGTATTCCATGTGTTGCTCAGGTTTTCTTGCCCAGATTTTGTAAGTGGGCTCCAACGCTCCCCCAGAGCTGTTTTTGTTCACAGATAGCTAAGTATTGTCCTTTGTAGGAGGACAGAGACTGGGGTCTCCTAGGTCATTGTTTTATTGACATCATTCTGTATCCATATGTTTTGAtctgtcatattttcatttttcagttcaaaatattttctatttcctaaCATGATTTCATTTTGACCCATGGTTCCTTAGAATtgccttatttttaattatgtatgGATAGTTTTCTagctatttcattttattttctagtttatttccACAGTGGTCACTTTGAATTTCCACCGTAGTCAGTTTGATTGCAATTTATTGACATTCACTGAGACATCCTTTAACGTTCCCatgtggctttcctggtggctcagtggtaaagaaccttgcTTGCAATGCCATAGACACAGTAGAGGcgggtccagtccctgggttggcaagagcccctggaggaggacatggcaactcactccagtactcttacctggaaagtcccatggactgaggagcctggtgggctacagtccgcagggtcgcaaagagtcggacatgactgaagggactgagtaCACATGCGCGTGCTCTGGGGGGAAAAAGTATATTCCACAGAAATGCTGAATTCtttgttatttacttatttatttttggctgcactcggtctttgttgctgcactggggcttcctctagttgcagagagtggggactCCCCTCTGGTTGTGttgagcaggcttctcactgtggtggcttctcttgttgaagagccCGGGCTCTAggtgcaggggcttcagtagttgtggcacatggacttaattaccctgcggcatgtggaatcttcctagaccagggattgaactcatgttccctgcattggcaggaggattcttaaccactggaccaccaaggaagtcctgaatTCTTTTTGATATAAGTCGAAGAGTCACTTTATGTTGCTCAAATATTCTGTCTCTTTGCTGATTTTGTGGAGGAGGGAGCAGACATATCATCCTATTTTATCAGTTACTGAGAGAAAGATGTTAAAAATGTCTGCTGCTGATCAATCATGCTTGATCAACCATGGCAGGCCAGTTTACTTAGGACCAATCCTCCCAGTAAAGCCAAAATGAGATCCCCTGGGGGGCTCTCAGTACACATCTTTGAGTAGCAATCACCACCCATTTCCAGAGTGGGTTGACTCCACACTTTGAAGCTAGATAACCAGGTGCAAAGGCTGTTTCAGTGTGTTCCTAGCACACCCCTGGGGAAATGAGAGTCTTCTCTCTGACAAGTGATTCCAGAGATTTTTctcaactttctttttctctaatcACTCAACAGTGACTAGTTCATTGGTTTTGTCCTAAGGCAATCACCCCCTGCTTGTCCAGGAAAACATTGAGGACCTGTCCTCCATCATGCATCTCACTTAATGCTTTTTCTGCACAGTGCCCCTCTCTAACTCTATTCCCCACCAGACCCCTTCCCTGAAGCACATCTTTGTCCCCTGACACAGATAAACTTCCGTAAACTCAAGTGCAGAGGTGTTTGGAGAATGGGGTCTGCATATTCATTCATCATCAAGTTGCCCAGTGAGTTTGGATAGGTTCAGTCACCTGTTAGTTCCTGTTTGTTCTCCGTTACTAATTTTGgcaaacaggatgagatggttgggtggcatcaccaatttaatgCACGTGAACTTGGGtcaactctggaagatggtgagggacatggaggtctggcttgctgcagtccgtggggtcgcaaagagttagacatgacttaggaaatgaacaacaacaacttattcTCTGCAGGCTTAATGGGCATAACAGCACAGATCAAAATGGAAAAGTTGCAAATTAGAAATGCTAGGGCCATAGAATTTAGTACCAAATTCATGATCCAACCCTTTCGGCAAACTCGTCTGTTGCTATTGGAGGCAGGGGGAGGTTAGGGTAGCAGGCTTTCATGTCCTTCAAgctccctttcctctccccccAAGTCTACATTTAATCTACTCAAGAAGGGAAAATAACTATCATTTGGGGCATTCCAATTCCTCTCTATCCTTCAAGATAGGACCAAGCATCTCTCCTTGCAGGAAGCCTGATTACATCTACCCACTGTCTTCTGTACTTTAATGCACTGTCTGTCCATTGGCCCCTTCTCGTCATGTCTCATTCAGGTTTCTAGCTGTTTGGATTATACCTCCTTCCTTGGGTAAAATGCTAACAGATAGAGTTTGTGATACCCTCATTTATGTGGAGTGGCCTTGCCACCATCTTGGGCACATGGTAGGCTACCACCCTCCAAAGGTTGCTTATGATTTCTAGGAGTATTTACATCTGAAAATAGCCCTGTAGGTGCCAAATGATTGAATAAGTAATGGTAACACGTTAGGCATTGTTCAGGAAGAGAACCTGGGGAGGCCAGGGGTATTTCCTTTCATTCTAGACCATTGGTGCTATCCCCTTTAGGTAAGATTGTAATttcatgtgtgtgcatttgtgctcagtcgtggcctactctttttgactccatgaactgtcAGGAGCCCATCAaattcctctgtctatgaaattctccaggcaataatactggaatgggttgccatttcctactccaggggatcttcctgacccagggatcaaacccaagtctcttgcatctcctgccttggcaggcagattctttaccaactgtgccacctgggaagctcatgaaCTAGTTAAATCACAGGCCTGAGATTATAGGAGAAAGGCTACACCACGTTATGGGGATCTCAGAGGAACAGTGTTTTCTGTAGCCATAAGAACATCCCAGGGAGGTTGGTCCGTGGACAAAGAAGAGTAGAATCCAGATATCTTGGCTAAGGACATCAAGCCCCTAAAGGGGGAGGAGGTAGGGGGATCCAAACCgggaggcagggacttccctggtggtccagtggttaggcctctgtgcttccactgcagaagaTACAAGTTCCATTagtggttggggagctgagatcccacatactgcaagatgtgatcagaaaaacaaaacagagctgGGAGGCAGAAGTTGAGGGCATGTATAAAGTGGGGTGGGGATGGTCAGCGAACGATACGGGCCGGCGTTATGGAAGAAGAAACAGATGTCTCCTTTACTGTCACAGCTTATTTGTCAAGGAATTAAAGCTGATAACATAATAGCTTAGGGAAGAGGGTTGGCAGGGGGACATTACCCGGGCCCACCCTCCTCGCCCCACCCAgagctgagtcaggaagatgatCCTACTGGAGGTCACAGCACGGTCTTCCAAGGCCTCCTAGGTATCCTCCGACTCTCACGGGTGCTTTGTGGGCTGCACGGTGGACAGGATGTTGCTGATTTTGTGGTCTGTATTGCTGCTCACTAGGAGAGAGGAGGAGTAGGTACTCAGTCATCACACAATCCAGAGAAAACAGATCCTCCCAAACCATAGGGGCACGGATGTGTTCTGCAGCGTAGGGAAGGGCCACACAAGGTTTCTCCAGGGATGTTTTAAGTCAGCCATGAGCAAGGAGACATAAATGTCAGACCTCCTGAAGTCTGGATGAATCAGGTAGGCCCACAAGCAGACAAGGACTCAGATGAATGAAGAGGCAGGGGATCCCAGGTTTGATTAGATATTGGAActgggagaaggaggggaggcTGAGTCTCCTGCAGTCTGTCTCCCCGCAATTTGGAATCCATAgtcttttggttttccttttttaaaaaatcttttggctgtaccttggggcatgtgggatcttatttccccgattatggatcgaacccatgccccctgtattggaagcacagagttttaactactggactgccagggatgtcccAGGAGTCCATAGTCCTTGAGAACCAAATGGCAAGGCAAGGAAGGGTGTTTCTTAGACCCTACCGTTTGGCTTCAGAAGCATGCAGACATCTCCACAGAAGGCACTGCAGCAGTGATGACCGAGCTGACACTCCGTGTGAAGCTTGCACTTGATGGCACACTGCTCATTAGTGGGACTCTTGTTGCAGGGTTTCAGTTTCAGCTTTGGCTCAACTTAGAAGAGTACATGAGTACTGACTCCCAGAAGAAGAGCGTCCTCAGTATTATCAGCCCCTCCAAGACCCCAGGACCTGCTCCActcatttctcttcttcctctgcctgcCCGGGGGTCTAGGTGGACTTCCTAGTGCCCAGACTCAAGATCctgctcccacccctgcccccaacaaACCCAGCCACCCTGAAGTCACCCCTGTGGAATTTAAACTCACAGAACCTGGGTCCTGAAACCCAAGTTTCAGAACAAAGAATCCCAAGAGATCTCCCAGTCTCccactctcattttacagaatgAGGGGAACCAGGTCCCAGAGCAGAGACTCCACTGTTCCACCTCTGGTGGAAATGGCCCTCCACACCTAGTTCTTCCCTAGAAACATCTATCACTAGTTATTCACTGCTCTTCTCCCCTCAATTCtattgatttcaatttttttacacCAGTGGTTCTAAATTTCTCTTCATGGAACAGAATTTTTTTATTGGCCTTTAGTCTTGGAATATCTAGGCTTATTTTCCCCtcaatctattttttatttgttttttcattggagtataattgctttacaatgttgtgttagtttctgctgtacaacagtgtgaatcagttaaatgtgaaaatatatctcctccctcttgagcctccctgtcACTTCCCCCCGATTCCACCcgtccaggtcatcacagagcaccaccTTGAActgcctgtgctgcacagcagcttcccactaggtatctgttttacacacggtACGGTATTTATGTCAGTGCTCTTCTTCCAactcatcccaccttctccttcccctgctgtgtccacaagttccttctctatgtctgcatcccTATTCCTACCTTGCAATTgggatcatcagtaccatttttctagatgagCATGTGTTTTATTTCTCCTCTCCATACCCAATGTTCTGAAATACTCAGAACATTGTAAACAAAGGGCATATTTCAAGAAATTATTACCAGTCCTTTTCCAGTTTGCTGCTCATCCTTGAAACTCCTGAGAACATAAACTCCTGGTAGCTCAAGCTAAGCTCTAGACCCCATGGAGCTTTTCACTGCTAAGTGCTCTCCTGGACAAAAACTCTATGtgcacatgtttaaaaaaaaaaatcgcatTCCGTGTAGCATCAGAAGACCCTCAAGATTGAGAACAAAACATTCAGCCTTCCTCTGGTACCcggactttaaaaaaaaccacTGCTTCTATTACAGACCCTGGTTCTTCTCTGCAATTGGACCGAGAAAGGTCCTTTTGTTTCCTATTCCTTCTTCATCTGGAAGCCCAGCCCAAATACCTACTGTAAGGTGGAAGTTCAAAGGGagaatctattttttctttccagcTTCCTGAAACTGGCAGGAT
It encodes:
- the LOC133259803 gene encoding WAP four-disulfide core domain protein 13-like; its protein translation is MPSPGVVAEDGEEAEPDGALREGHVVSQLPTLKPFLSPCRTWPKCWVFCQAHLDMSGVSVMKSLGLPLLMLSCMAILPVSGSWKEKIDSPFELPPYIEPKLKLKPCNKSPTNEQCAIKCKLHTECQLGHHCCSAFCGDVCMLLKPNVSSNTDHKISNILSTVQPTKHP